From Daucus carota subsp. sativus chromosome 6, DH1 v3.0, whole genome shotgun sequence:
AGataaaggaagagcttctgccaatCAGCCATTGACTAGAGGGTCCCCATAATACCCTTTTTGTGATGGGTATTCCAGGCTGTATAatagaagaaccctggggtcctcCCTGTCAGCTTCAGCTGGTAAAATCAGCCCAGCTCAAGAGccgacatcctcaccccatgatGGATGTCGTAGAGTATGTAAAGGTAaaccgccatgcggtaggagttgggggtaaGCTGAATGGGGGAcacctcatagaagtccaagacctccagaATGAAGGGATGAAGGGGTAAGGACAGCATGGGGATGGGCATTCACCCCACCCCGCTCGACCCCAATTCGATCCCCGCACCGctcgggtcggggattcggggaatttttcgggggcggggcggggatctGGGAAAGtcttataaaaaattcggggtTCGGGTCGGGGTCAGGGATTCTTGTCTCCctgccccgatccccgaccccgattatatatatatatatttatgtatatatatatatatatatatatatatattatactaaataaattattataaacatatgccttttataatattattaaacttaaaaagtattcttcatttttattggtcgattataattatattgttatataaaatattttaaaattttaaaattatctttaatttattttataaatcaattttaatatgatttgatcttgaaaatatgtgataatatcattttattagtatattaggaattagtatttttttattttattaaaaagtatattatatattataaaatcattatttttttattaaaaaatgaaattcgccgaatccccgcggggatccccgttcggggcggggatcggggagaaAAAGTATCcacgttcggggttcggggcggggtcggcgATGGGTTTTGAATTCAGAGATCGGGGacggggatagcactccccgacCCCGAAGTGGCCCGTGCCCGTCCCTATGACAACCCCAACCTGAAGAATTGGGAGGAAAGCACCGCATTGGGGTAGGAGGTCCCTGGCCTAAGGCTGTCAAACTGGTGGCACCTCTCCCCGGGCTGTGGGATGACAAGGGTGCAACCCGGGTTGCAGGACTCTAGAAGCGACTGCAACCTGGCgggagtcatgatggagtccatgtTCTCGCAGGCCAAGGCTATGGCAGGGGGTTCCGCTAGTTCCGCGGGAACCTCAACGTCCCGCTCGGACCCATCCGGGTTTCCCTTGATGGCCACTAGAGCGTCCACCTGAGGATCCGGGGTTTCCTCCGCCTTACTGGACTCAGAGGTAGTCCAGTTAAGCTCTTTCACCACTAGGTTGTGCCTCGAGCGGGTTCTAGAGCTGACTCCCAAGCTCAAATGTGAAGGGCGAGGACCCGGGCTAGGGGAAGACCCCGAGTTAACCTTGATAAGGGCGGAAGCCTAGCTTGTGGCAGACTGGGAAGAGTGAGAAGAAACGGATCCCtgagacatctacaagaggAAAGTAAGGGGTCAATAAGGAGTTCAAAAGGGGAACGGCAAGATAGAGGAAGGATGGAAAATTAAAAGGGAAGGGGTCAACAATTGGCAAGGCTACAGACTTGAAGCCTCGCGACTACAGAATGGGTATGGAGAGGTTATCGGTGAAGCCCAAGGGGATCGAGGGAACGCACTCCCTCATAAAAGGACAACCGGGGTTACGAGTGACGGCATGCATTCTCTGCTTAACAAAGGAAGGCCTGACGGGAAGCCCAGATCTAGGGACTGGTCTCCAATCTCggcctcaaccacaacaacaggcACCAAGTCACTACTCTAGCCTATGAACTAGTCAAATATTGCACACAAATCGCATGGCAGATCAATCAAAGCAAGTAAAAACATAACGAGGGTTTCGATCGTAAAAGAGGGTTTTCCCCTTAAAGGCCGATTGGGAACCTAGCGTTTATTGTCTAGGGTTGCGATTAGGGCTTAAAATCGACACCACACCGTAACAAGATCGGAAGCGATAGGTCCGGTCAGGGGATGTACGGAGCGTAATAAAAGCCAATTAAAGCGAGTGGTGTGTGTATTCAAAGTTAAGTGTGCATTCGCAACTACAGAGGCATGCAAAACATAAAAAGGAAGCAAGCATGGAGCATATGAACACTTAGCAGCAAACATGGTTTCATCTGGGTTTAATTGGAAACTGAGAGCTCTAGGGAGACATACCTTTGATCGGAGTTGAAAAAGAACTAAAGAGAACGATGGAGGGGAAAAGTGGCTCGCGTCTGGGGTGCTTCGAGTAGAGGGAGAAAGTAAGTGAAGAGTTTGGGAGTTAAAGAAAAAGTGAAACAAGGATGTAAATATGTGAATATATAGCAAAGGGGAGTGGGGAACAGCCCCACCAGGTGGCGCGTCGCGATTGGCTAAGCGTGGAAGTAGCGTTGATGAGCCAGGGCTTCCCGAGGTTTaggtgggtggctgaagaggtaCAGGCGCACTAGGGCTCTACAGCTGCTCCGTCCGTTCAGGAGCTTAgttaaattcaaattagtttgaattttaaaattaaacgcAAATTGGGGATTAACCTTATTTTGAAGTGTTATAGTGGGGCTTTTTTTGGGCTTATTGGAGTCATTTGGTAAATGAtattgggcttcaccatggctgggtgaacCGTTGAGGGCATACAGAAGGACTTATGGGCTTGCATTGGAGGCATAACGGAGGCTACTATCAGAATGgagttgcacctgaaggcgctttaggggttacctctgctaggggttaccgctatgTGCATCCTGGGTTGCAGCTacagggctgcagttaggggatgccgctggtaGGGCTTTCGCCGCCtaggcagaatggcaggcagactccaagcaagactcttcttccttgtttctaggaggacgaattggaggtGGATTGGGAGTGTATTAGCTGCTTTTATCCACGAATTAAAGGATAATCATGATTATTTTAGAGATAAtaacaacatatatacatatctagTGCATATATTCGGATATACATAGAACATGAAGGCTTCGAGTGACCTACTTTAAGTGGGAttccgctggataactactaaAGAAGGCTgatttatcctaaactagaggggataagagcttatcttttATCGATACAtatcaagaactacatgggcttgatccctataaatagggtatgttggcaccttgcaaagggattCGGATTCacaagttctacactctaaagagaggcacgtgtaaccttcgtGACGTATTTTTCCAAGCAACTGTGGGACGAAATTCCATTATTCCGGCCTCTTTGCTTGGTCCTTTGCGAGCTCAACCcctaaacacacttgtttctttATATTTTGTATAAACGGTAGCCCCTACAAGCTAGCCGTGATTCTCGTAGTTATAAcaaatatccctataattgtgcaatatagttctgggggtgttgtagcaattcctctcacaacacatTCATATGATCATAAGGcaaattgtttatattttttcacaAACTAACTATCATATGATACTAAGcatcttcaaaaaaaatcacGAGTCGTTCTCAACTATTGTATCTTTGCTTCCTCTGTTCTTTCTCGGACAAGTTCTTGAATCATGATTCGTTCCTGAGCATTCCTTACTACTTCGAATCTTTTTGTTGGCTTTGTTCAATGCTTTCTCTCTCACACAAATAAGccgtttaaaataatttcccTTGTTCTTGCAAACATTCGGCACAAGTATACTTACATCTCCAACAGGTTGTTCGCCAATCATAGTAGCAATATGATCTCTCTTACTATAATCACCACCATCTCCATCATAGTTTTCGAGATCAAAACTAATATGTTTTATGATTTTATGCACATAATCAAGCTTATCCATTTGAACTCAAGCCTTGTTAAGAGTTTGCCGAAAATCAAACCACAAATTGGTCAATTTCAAAGACAATTGCtccattttaaaaataaattagaagaTACCGTAACAGATTCAGATGAAGCCCCAAACTCTGCAATCTTCATCCACCAATTAAGCACGAAACTTCTAGGAAATTTTGTCACACCTATTTGCTTCAAACCGCAAAACGCATGTCTACAAACAATTCCACACATAACAAATTGTTTGCATGAACATACGGCATCTGCTATGCCAACAACTACATGAAAAGGCAAATTAACGACTAATTTAGATAATCCATATTATATTGAAGCAATTATACTACACAGTTGCAAATTTTTAAGACAGTTTTAACTTATCTTGAaaagtttttctttcactttcaCATCCTTTATATCCAATTGAGTTACACCATCAACCTCGTCACTCATGCTCTTAATTTGCATATCCAAGCAAGACGAAAAAATCTCTTCCTGTACCTTGTAAAAGATTGTCCGTGTAAACAAGTCAGCATCATCATTTTCAAGAAACCATCTTGACAAAGTGTTTGGTTTTCCTGAGTTAGACTCATGATCTAGCTTTTCGGCCTCATTCTGCTGCCTATGCATTACACTATCAAAACGTAACCAAAATTCACATAATGTATCACCTTGCCTATGAAAATGTCCTAAGAAGAAATTTTCACTTTCGGATCTTGAAGTAGTTCTCATCAAGCCAAACATAGGATTGTCCCTAAAATATGAAGGAATCCAAGACTTCCTTATTTCATACATATCTGACAACCATTTATTATCTTCCATCTTAAATTCTTTTATAACTGATTGTCATCCATTTTCAAATTCATCAATCTCAAAATTTGACGACCATatgtattttttcattttttccatGAAATCTGTTTCTTTACACAATCGATTGCCAACCTTCAATATTATaaccaaatatataaaacaaatggctactataatataaatataattgaaataaaatataacaaaaaatagaaataactACCTTGATCGGAAATTTTTGCGTATTATGCCACATACAAAGGAGATGCTTACTAGGAATCAAATCATTATCTCCACAAAATGAAACCGGCACAACTACTTTCATTGCTGGACATTGATCAGTAATAAACACAACAGGATTTCGTCCCATAGCTTTGACAAATTGTTTAAAAGCCCAAGTATAATGACAAATATCTTCTTTTGATAATAAACAAGCAGCAAATGTGACACATCTAGCATGTTTGTCAACACCAGTAAAAGgagcaaaaatcatattatacccGCAAAGATAACACATAAAAACTGTAAACTACCAAATTACTTATATAAAATGGAGATATCACTAATATACAAAGGgaatatcattaaaatacaaaccacatatcactaaaatatacctaaaatttcACTAAAAAACCTTACAATGTCACTAAAAGAAACTACAAAAACAAATACTATAATTGCTTTTTATGCCCATAGTAGACACTACGAGAGTATATTGCCATGCCCTCCACTATTGACCTAAATTTATTGGAATTACAATCATAAATTAGGTCTCTCAAAACCAGTTATTTTCTAAAACTATAGAtagacaaaattttaaattaggtaCTGCACAATCGATCTTTAACAACACTGTTTCGCTAGTTCAAAACTATTTACAGCTCATATACCTTTAACACTGTTAATTGTATTCATAAATACAAGACTGTATCAGCCTAGCAGACTAGACATGTAACTAGTTTCGGCTTCAATACATTCAACTAGATAACAAACACTTATCATCCACCAATTCAAAGAGTACTGTCCATTTCCATTTAAGTCGGTGTTCACAAAAACGTTATGCAAGACTATATACAGAACAACATACAAAGAATACAAAATATACCACATAATCCAAGACTATATACAGAAAAACAATCTAATGCACAATCACAATTCCACAAAATATACCACAGAAATCAAAATACTATATATACCACAATATATACATTTAGACAATGTAGCATAAAATAATGTAGTTCTCAATATAAGCCTACTTGTTTGTATCAAATGTGGCATCAAATGACACAAcatagccataaatttcaaaGTTTCTCCACCCAGCTGCATCATCCTAGAAAAGCATAGTTAAGTGCCCCTCAGCATCAACTTCATGagcaaaataaaatgatttagaTGTCTCATGCATAACTCTGAACTTGTCAATCATCATCTGTCCATCCCTCTCTCCAacaaactcttttaaatccCTGTCAAAATTCCTGAAATCGCGTAATATAGCACCAACATTAGAATATCCACAGGTCATTTCCTTCACCAAACTAAATGTCTTGCTGCAACTAATATTAACCTTTGCAGCATTAAAAACTATATTCCTCAAACAAACTGTCATCTCTCTACTAGCCCTCAAAAATTACCTACCAGTTTCACTCGCCATCGTATGATTGTGAAGTTCTACAAAGTTTAACACATAATATCTGTTTTGGCTCATAATCTTCACAAAAATTTTGGCTTTACATCCACATCTACGTGTTACAGTACGTCTTCCCCTAACTCCTTTATCTACAACTTCATCTGAATTCCCAAATTTAATATCATTAAAACCTTCTTTACTACAAACAgagtgttttaattttattgtacCATTAGAATCTTTCTTTTCGGTTGCTTTTCGTACGTCAAAACCACCCAACCTGCCACACTCCTTGTAAAATCCGTAAGCCTTTTCAAAGCTATTAAATACCTAATTATGAGAAAGTTCAAGCAGTTAtgagaaaattaaaaaccaaattcttgtctttttatttttttttaattttgctaaACGTACGGCTGTGATTAAAACTAGGGGTAATTAGTTTAGTGGCTAGGATTAGttcctagtttttattttagatgaGGTTTCTATTTTAACAAGATCCTATATGTATAAGCACAaacaaaaaatagatttttaagtattttacataattacatgacataatttaataaaaaaaattatatatcatacaACTTGATTTATAATTGACCAACTTTTGACCGATTTTTACCGATTATTTTGAAAAACGAttgttatacgcaaaaatcaCCATGAAGACCCGGCCCATAAAAGAAGACTATGATAGGCTCAAGATTGGACCAAGCCCAAAATAGCTATGTCGATAAGAAGAACCCACCTCAAGAAGATTGGGCGCGCCTTTCTTCAGGGCGCGCCAAGTTGAAGCTTACAGAGAAAGATCGTAATTGAAGGCCAGGAGGAGACATATTTtacctagggggacgcccttaggTGTATATAGGCTCTACTGTTAACttgtcgaagactctaccttgtagtctgaggagttgtcctccttgggagatagagaatgaagattagaggaggGCTTGCTCTGTAGTCTGACGAGTTGTACGTAGGCAAATTAAGGGGACACGAGTTGGGAGCACTTGTAGGCAACTCGAAACcttaatctcagccaccccatATTTTCCATCGCCACCACTCAGTcaccgtcacagatcttgattccggtcATGAACCTCgaattttgttaactaccaaattccaccgttaacaaattggcgctagaaggatgGGCTGTTTTAGATCTTTCGTTTGTGGAGGACAAACGATCGTCGGAGACCTACTCAAACTACAACTGATTATTCATCAATAATTAACGGTTGATTATTCATCAATAAGTCGGCCAGCGGTGAATCGTGGATGGGTGTTTCTAATCTATCATCGATATCTATCATGGGTCATCATTACTTTTAGCCATTAACATTAGATTAGACATGGTCGCTGCATGATTTCTTGCATTCAACCGGGACCCTGAACTATCTCCGATCTACGTACTAAAGATATGTtttcttcttattattattttaattttttaagattACATATATGGttttatcttttattaatattaacaaaGATTCTGGCatgatatttgtattttatttttatattcttcGTGAAAAATTTGTAAGAGAAAACAGGTGTGTTCTAATGTTATATGCCTGGAGTGATAGACTCATGGTTGCGCAGGATAGTTTCCGGGATCAATTTATGATGGCTGCCGCGATAAAGACTTAACGTTACTGGTTGATTTTGATAGCCATGTTATGTATTAAACTTGAACCAACAGACCTCTCAAAATAAAAGATAAGTTCTtcttatcttattttattttttattttttttgattttccaTGATTATGAATAATTATGTCATGAAgctgatattttattttactgTGAGATATATGTTACTAATATCATACATATTCAGGAAActtgatttgttaatttatattacatataaattatagtaGATATATAATTGTGATTAATCTTGGGAGTTCATTATCTGTGCGTGGTTAGTTGATTTTGTCTCATGAAACTGGCGTTTAAGAAAAACGAAAACAAAGAAATCGGAGATTCGGCCTGAACAAGAACAGCAAGGTGCATGGAGTTGATATTCAAATAGGAGAGATGTGACGGGTCCACTTTGCTCACGTGACAGGAGTCCATACTCCATACAACATTAAAACAAATAAGTAACAATAGTGCAAAAGAAGAAGCTCTGACTAAAGGAGTGAGTGCAGAATATACAGAACAGGAATCAGTTTCTTGTCCATGAACGAGATAAGTCTCAAAGTCTTTTTATCTTggttaatttatttgtttttcacatTTATATGCATATGCTTCTTTTTACATGCTTATCGTGATGCATATTCTTGAtacttattaaaaattaaaattatatgttagTGCATGTTTGCTGACTGCAACTGACGTGAAGATGCTTGACGTCATGCTAAGGCGACAAGACAGACGTAAGCGCATGGTGACAAATCGAGTGTTTGAATTTGCGTGGACCGAGTCAAGGGAAGTGGATAACTATTGAGATAATCATGTGCGGGGCTGTTGCAGAAGATAAGCCACAGCAGCACGTGGAGTAATAATAGGACTAGTAGTTGTGATTCAATTTGTATAAATAGGGCTTAGACTCAAGAAAAAAAGACAAGTCACATTAGCCCATACACATTGTAACACATACTCAATTATAGTGAAGCATTCTTGGCAGGGTCACGACCCTCCCGCGGTTTTTTCCTCTCACGGGGTTTTCCGCGTAACCAATTCTCgtcttaatatttatttatcgcACTTATTTTTCTTTAGCATTTAACCGTAAAATTCAGCACAAACTATTGGCGCTGGGAAACTTGCTAAATATTCTACAAGGAAACATGTAATGACGAGTGATCAACAACAACACGGCTCTACGAGCCAGGGAGACAATCCCACAATACAACAGCTGTTGGAAACGATCCGGAAGATGCAAGATGACATGAGTTCTCAACAAGAAGCTTGGAGGACTGAGAGGGAGACACTACAGAAAGAACTTACGACAGCCAGGTCAAAGTCCAATCCTACGTCAAGAGGAGTGTTGAACAGTGTAGCCAGGCGCTTGAACATGGAGGacgaagaggaagaaaagtacGACTAGGAAATTGAGGTGGAAAACCCTGAACAGGAGGTCCCAGCTGCCAACAACGCCCCTGAAAATCTAAACGGCTCTGGGCGACAAGGCGAAGGCGAGAGAGGCGACAAaggaaacaagaagaagaagaagaaagacagcAAATCCTCCAAATCACGAAGCCATGACACAATGCGAAAGGAGTTACTAGCACTGAAGGAGATGGTGCAGCGCATTCCGGGAGTGCCAAAGCCCCTATAAAAAGCCACACCCCTGAGCTACGCGGACTCGCCGCCATGGTTGAGACCCCGAAACGCTTCGCAGTGCGAACCATGAAGGCCTATGACGGCACGACTGACCCTCAGGAACACGTCGCGCAGTACAAACAAAGAATGTTCACTGTGCCCATTTCGAACGAACCAAGAGAAGCGTGCATGTGCAAGGGCTTCGGCGCAACACTTACGGGACCAGCCTTGCAGTGGTATGTAAGCCTACCTAACGGAAGTATTGAAACATTTGCTGACCTGGTGGACGCCTTCAACCTTCAGTTTGCGAGCAGTTGACTGTTCGAGAAAACCACAAGTGATTTGTATAAGATAACTCAGAAATACAGGGAACCACTTCGAGAATACCTGACCAGATTCAACCGAGAGAAGATGACTATCACCAACTGTGAAATTCCAACGGCCATCGAAGCCTTCAGGAGAGGCTTGGAACGAGACTCCTCACTCTACGATGAACTGACAAAATACTCGTGCAAGACACTAGATGACGTCCAAGCCAAGGCTATGGCCCATGTGCGACTAGAGGAGGATAAAAGGGATCATGATGAAAAGTATTACCGGC
This genomic window contains:
- the LOC108225847 gene encoding protein FAR1-RELATED SEQUENCE 1-like; its protein translation is MEDNKWLSDMYEIRKSWIPSYFRDNPMFGLMRTTSRSESENFFLGHFHRQGDTLCEFWLRFDSVMHRQQNEAEKLDHESNSGKPNTLSRWFLENDDADLFTRTIFYKVQEEIFSSCLDMQIKSMSDEVDGVTQLDIKDVKVKEKLFKIIVGIADAVCSCKQFVMCGIVCRHAFCGLKQIGVTKFPRSFVLNWWMKIAEFGASSESVTLDYVHKIIKHISFDLENYDGDGGDYSKRDHIATMIGEQPVGDVSILVPNVCKNKGNYFKRLICVREKALNKANKKIRSSKECSGTNHDSRTCPRKNRGSKDTIVENDS